A stretch of the Ornithodoros turicata isolate Travis chromosome 4, ASM3712646v1, whole genome shotgun sequence genome encodes the following:
- the LOC135393312 gene encoding uncharacterized protein LOC135393312 translates to MRLVLIFATCIAGALAATVAPQETPFAKNLRQEVKALNLDPLSLPDVEFKVNESKGTKVKLTQGKVDGLSEFVTPYGLCFQRNEDLLCHVTFNGLRVTYKAEATQPEKTFDVQVDTAHSLLQVLLGKTSDGKTELKNVRVQALHQYVKKPVEFGDSRKETVLFDDALKEALVEVLKKVTVTGPFKEALKKAFAQEPFPTNEENVSFTIAVQ, encoded by the exons ATGCGTCTCGTACTGATCTTCGCCACTTGTATTGCTG GTGCTCTTGCAGCGACCGTCGCTCCACAAGAGACGCCATTCGCGAAAAACCTCCGACAGGAGGTGAAGGCTCTTAATCTGGACCCTCTCTCTTTGCCCGATGTCGAGTTCAAGGTAAATGAGTCCAAAGGGACGAAGGTGAAGCTCACCCAGGGAAAAGTCGATGGACTGAGCGAGTTCGTCACTCCCTATGGTCTTTGTTTCCAACGCAACGAGGACCTGCTGTGTCACGTGACGTTCAACGGCCTTCGCGTCACGTACAAGGCTGAAGCTACTCAGCCAGAGAAAACCTTTGACGTCCAAGTGGACACGGCACATAGCTTGCTCCAAGTACTCCTCGGAAAAACCTCGG ACGGAAAAACGGAACTGAAGAACGTCCGTGTTCAGGCTCTGCACCAGTACGTGAAGAAGCCAGTGGAGTTCggcgacagcaggaaggagaccGTTCTCTTTGACGATGCACTCAAGGAGGCTCTGGTCGAGGTGCTCAAGAAGGTCACTGTCACAGGACCTTTCAAAGAAGCCCTGAAGAAGGCATTCGCACAAGAACCATTCCCAACGAATGAAGAAAACGTTAGCTTCACCATTGCTGTTCAGTGA